In Selenomonas sp. TAMA-11512, a genomic segment contains:
- a CDS encoding ISLre2 family transposase — protein sequence MRSYFEILICRAVSEAFERIDKELAKRYAAKGWHVERLDARCVQASYGTIQIRRRRMKKEGEASIYPLDKEVGIRPYRRYTAYLEYVIACIAAKSVYRDTAAVVNLLSPVTISHQQVAHVVRRVGETYGAWEKLQESTDPMEETELRRPEVLYIEGDGLMLHGQNKKQLELHRFQIAEGVQENGNRRTLIGTHYVANLDHEKAKESLLHYLGSHYDLTHTLVLSNSDGGAGYTCGVFEEILGSVGQHEHFLDWYHVQRKCRERLLWANSTLCKKLHKALYIHEREEVSLVLDTVESMSQDERQTEQVELLRKYIERNWIYLAGLEERGIGEYRKLLGTCESNHRLYSYRMKKQGRRWSRAGGEAMVKIITGLKNGDLREAMAAKAEWFNAKVGRDFRGAVREALKRRKSTTYDGVRHGRITISAPMSSGIGHLSKCFA from the coding sequence CTGCGCAGTTACTTTGAGATCCTGATATGCCGTGCAGTTAGTGAGGCATTCGAACGAATTGACAAAGAACTGGCAAAGCGATACGCAGCCAAAGGCTGGCACGTGGAACGGCTTGATGCACGGTGCGTGCAAGCAAGCTACGGAACGATTCAAATCCGTCGCAGGCGCATGAAAAAAGAAGGAGAAGCCAGTATATACCCCTTGGACAAAGAAGTGGGTATTCGCCCTTACCGGAGATACACCGCCTATTTGGAATACGTTATTGCCTGTATTGCAGCCAAGAGCGTCTACCGTGATACAGCCGCTGTCGTCAACCTGCTGAGTCCCGTCACGATAAGCCACCAACAAGTTGCACATGTCGTGAGACGAGTAGGAGAAACCTATGGTGCTTGGGAGAAATTGCAGGAAAGCACCGATCCCATGGAAGAGACAGAACTGCGCCGACCGGAAGTTCTCTACATCGAAGGGGATGGACTCATGCTGCACGGGCAGAATAAGAAACAGCTCGAGCTCCATCGATTCCAAATCGCCGAAGGCGTGCAAGAAAACGGCAACCGTCGTACCCTTATTGGCACCCACTATGTAGCGAATCTCGATCACGAGAAAGCCAAAGAGAGTCTGCTGCACTATCTGGGGAGCCACTATGATCTAACCCATACCCTGGTTCTGAGCAACAGTGATGGAGGTGCCGGTTACACCTGCGGCGTCTTTGAAGAAATCCTTGGAAGCGTCGGCCAGCATGAGCACTTTCTGGATTGGTACCACGTACAAAGGAAATGCAGAGAACGCCTTTTATGGGCGAATTCGACCCTGTGTAAGAAACTACACAAAGCGCTGTATATACATGAGCGTGAGGAAGTGAGCCTTGTATTGGATACCGTGGAATCTATGTCCCAAGATGAGCGACAAACGGAACAAGTGGAGCTTCTTCGAAAGTACATAGAAAGAAACTGGATATACCTTGCCGGCTTGGAAGAACGAGGGATCGGGGAATACAGGAAGCTTTTGGGGACGTGTGAAAGCAACCATAGGCTCTACAGCTACCGGATGAAGAAGCAAGGCAGACGATGGAGTCGAGCCGGTGGCGAAGCGATGGTAAAGATCATCACTGGATTGAAGAACGGTGATCTGCGAGAGGCCATGGCGGCGAAGGCGGAGTGGTTCAATGCGAAGGTAGGAAGAGACTTCCGCGGAGCCGTGCGAGAGGCATTGAAAAGAAGAAAAAGCACGACATATGACGGGGTCCGACATGGGAGGATTACAATAAGTGCGCCGATGAGCAGTGGGATTGGACATTTGTCCAAATGCTTTGCTTAG
- a CDS encoding MFS transporter has protein sequence MNKHFLYLLALAHLSVDINSGSIAAILPFFVQYYGMDYTDVAGLMFASSFLSSVIQPLFGWLADRGSRQWFMPLGVLLVSISLGSTGFLTNYWAIFAAVTLMGIGSAIFHPEAARNVNVVSGTQRGQGMSIFSVGGNGGFGLGPLLAVFLISTFGMEGTAFYAAFGIVMSIVLLFVLPHIRRAAAPTKSATNPSEPQENMRIENDWPAFGRLSLVILFRSTVFTGLSSFLPLYCIHVLGSSAAVGSGTLSIISLTGIVATLVGGRLADRKGYVYTLRLACSMLVPCLAVTAFSGSIWGIYAILIPMSFAMQMPYSSIVVLGQSYLAKNVGFASGITLGVSFSIGGIVVPSLGQYADRFGLESLMALLVVLSFCAALATFLLSQPKDQRCV, from the coding sequence ATGAACAAACACTTTCTCTATCTGCTTGCGCTCGCGCATCTGAGCGTTGATATCAATAGCGGTTCGATTGCCGCGATTCTTCCATTTTTTGTTCAATACTACGGCATGGATTATACCGATGTCGCGGGACTGATGTTCGCCTCCTCCTTTCTCTCCTCCGTTATTCAGCCCCTCTTCGGGTGGCTTGCGGATCGTGGTTCACGGCAGTGGTTCATGCCGCTCGGCGTGCTGCTCGTCAGCATATCTCTTGGCAGTACGGGCTTTTTAACAAATTACTGGGCGATCTTTGCCGCTGTTACGCTCATGGGGATCGGCAGCGCGATCTTTCACCCCGAGGCGGCGCGGAACGTCAATGTCGTCTCCGGCACACAACGCGGTCAGGGCATGAGCATCTTCAGCGTCGGCGGCAACGGCGGCTTTGGCTTGGGGCCGCTGCTCGCGGTCTTTCTCATCTCGACGTTCGGCATGGAGGGAACGGCGTTCTATGCCGCGTTCGGCATCGTGATGAGCATCGTTCTGCTCTTCGTTCTGCCGCACATCCGCCGTGCCGCCGCGCCTACAAAGAGCGCTACGAACCCGTCTGAGCCGCAGGAGAATATGCGCATCGAGAACGACTGGCCCGCATTCGGTCGCCTCTCGCTTGTCATTCTCTTTCGATCAACGGTATTCACAGGACTGAGCAGCTTCCTTCCGCTCTACTGCATTCACGTGCTCGGCTCATCCGCTGCCGTCGGCAGCGGGACACTCTCGATCATCTCTCTCACGGGCATCGTTGCGACGCTTGTCGGCGGCCGGCTCGCCGATCGCAAGGGATATGTGTATACACTGCGTCTCGCCTGCTCGATGCTCGTTCCGTGCCTTGCCGTCACCGCGTTTTCGGGGAGCATTTGGGGCATCTATGCCATACTGATTCCGATGAGCTTCGCGATGCAGATGCCGTATTCCTCCATCGTCGTTCTCGGACAGAGCTATCTTGCTAAAAATGTCGGTTTCGCGTCGGGCATAACGCTCGGCGTGTCCTTCAGCATCGGCGGTATTGTCGTACCGTCGCTCGGACAATACGCCGATCGATTCGGTCTGGAGTCACTTATGGCACTGCTCGTCGTATTGTCCTTCTGCGCCGCACTTGCGACATTCCTTCTGTCGCAGCCGAAGGATCAGCGGTGCGTATGA
- a CDS encoding NAD(P)H-dependent oxidoreductase subunit E codes for MLEEKHPPLDGDIRKKLDEILAAHEHDATQIVDILLDAQALSTQHYVSPPVAAYISEMLPIKLALIYDCLTFYDALSEVPKALYPIEVCSSAVCFVEDNHEVPLGDVLSDILGIGFGESTKDGRFSLRQVACFGACDIAPALRINGKVYGHLTSREKIQSIITPLA; via the coding sequence ATGCTCGAAGAAAAGCATCCGCCCCTTGATGGGGACATACGCAAGAAGCTTGACGAGATTCTCGCCGCGCACGAGCACGATGCGACACAAATCGTCGATATTCTTCTCGACGCGCAGGCACTCTCAACGCAGCACTATGTCTCTCCTCCGGTCGCCGCCTACATCTCCGAAATGCTTCCCATCAAACTGGCTCTCATCTATGACTGTCTTACATTCTACGATGCCCTCTCCGAGGTTCCCAAAGCACTTTATCCGATTGAGGTCTGCTCCTCCGCGGTCTGCTTTGTCGAAGACAATCACGAGGTACCTCTCGGCGATGTTCTCTCCGATATCCTGGGCATTGGATTCGGTGAAAGCACCAAGGACGGCCGCTTCTCGCTGCGTCAGGTTGCCTGTTTCGGGGCCTGCGATATTGCCCCGGCTCTGCGTATCAACGGCAAAGTCTACGGACACCTCACGAGTCGCGAAAAAATCCAATCGATTATTACGCCATTAGCTTAA